The following proteins come from a genomic window of Geothrix edaphica:
- a CDS encoding PilZ domain-containing protein, with protein sequence MATPSERRRFRRVPITYRVKLVVEDRIIAYPTAIDISMGSILLGGTERLPLGSPCGVAILLAEGESGQRVVARGTVVRSDSRGMAVAFSKSLDADSENALRALIHSLSPGAEGVVEPEPGPAGDQAPRSTKQAKRS encoded by the coding sequence ATGGCAACCCCTTCCGAGAGGCGGCGATTCCGCCGCGTTCCAATCACCTACCGGGTGAAACTGGTGGTCGAGGACCGGATCATTGCCTACCCCACCGCCATCGACATCAGCATGGGTAGCATCCTGTTGGGCGGCACCGAGCGCCTGCCCCTTGGGAGCCCGTGCGGCGTGGCCATCCTGCTGGCAGAGGGGGAGTCCGGGCAGCGGGTCGTGGCGAGGGGGACCGTGGTGCGGTCCGACTCCCGGGGCATGGCCGTCGCCTTTTCCAAGTCCCTCGACGCAGACAGCGAGAACGCGCTCCGGGCCCTCATCCATTCGCTGTCGCCCGGAGCTGAAGGGGTGGTCGAGCCGGAGCCCGGGCCAGCGGGCGATCAAGCCCCCCGTTCAACCAAGCAGGCGAAGCGTTCATGA
- a CDS encoding rhodanese-like domain-containing protein translates to MARFRSTLLRVLALAGMALVAALIANSLASPARRLAWVRSSLPPATAAPRVEKIQPPLPGSGLPIVPESKVGHPIHPGHLPSSRPAPSPAPAAAPAAETSPSSPILDISAEEAWRAFQSGTPFLDARRGSEFAEGHIAGAWSTPVWESDLDDRLLSFKAARRPGSEDPIVIYCSGGDCRDSHLLAEKLLGEGYFHLLIFHDGYPAWVAQGRPIGKGRP, encoded by the coding sequence ATGGCCCGATTCCGGTCCACCCTTCTCCGAGTCCTGGCCCTGGCCGGAATGGCGCTGGTGGCGGCTCTGATCGCGAACAGCCTCGCCTCCCCCGCGCGCCGCCTGGCCTGGGTCCGGTCGAGCCTGCCGCCTGCCACCGCCGCGCCCAGGGTCGAGAAGATCCAGCCTCCCCTGCCCGGCTCCGGCCTCCCCATCGTCCCGGAGTCGAAGGTCGGCCACCCGATCCATCCTGGCCACCTCCCGTCGTCGCGGCCGGCGCCCTCTCCCGCCCCTGCCGCTGCGCCGGCAGCAGAGACGTCTCCCTCCAGCCCCATCCTCGACATCAGCGCCGAGGAGGCCTGGCGGGCGTTCCAGTCCGGAACCCCCTTCCTGGATGCCCGGCGAGGCTCCGAATTCGCCGAGGGCCACATCGCCGGTGCCTGGAGCACCCCGGTGTGGGAATCGGACCTGGACGACCGCCTGCTCTCCTTCAAGGCCGCGCGCCGGCCGGGCTCGGAGGATCCCATCGTCATCTACTGCAGCGGCGGTGACTGCCGGGATTCCCACCTCCTCGCCGAGAAGCTGCTGGGAGAGGGCTACTTCCACTTGCTCATCTTCCATGATGGCTACCCGGCCTGGGTGGCCCAGGGGCGCCCCATCGGGAAGGGCCGGCCATGA
- a CDS encoding MauE/DoxX family redox-associated membrane protein, with product MKARLWPWLLHPRLTLAARIALGLVFIAAALPKIGDPPGFAKAIWAYQLVPGPTLNPMALVLPWLELLCGLGLALGIWVRAAATWAAMLLLAFGLALAINLARHHPVDCGCFGATAHRTDAERLTDMRWSLLRDAGLLLLAAQIFLAAAPRKN from the coding sequence ATGAAGGCCCGCCTCTGGCCTTGGCTCCTGCACCCCAGGTTGACCCTGGCCGCCCGGATTGCCCTGGGTCTGGTCTTCATCGCGGCAGCCCTGCCCAAGATCGGGGATCCGCCGGGCTTCGCCAAGGCCATCTGGGCCTACCAGCTGGTGCCTGGCCCGACCCTGAATCCCATGGCCCTCGTCCTTCCCTGGCTGGAACTGCTCTGTGGGCTGGGGCTCGCCCTGGGGATCTGGGTCCGCGCCGCCGCCACATGGGCCGCGATGCTGCTCCTGGCCTTCGGCCTGGCGCTCGCCATCAACCTCGCCCGCCACCATCCAGTAGATTGCGGCTGCTTCGGCGCCACCGCACACCGGACGGACGCCGAACGCCTGACAGACATGCGGTGGTCCCTGCTGCGCGATGCCGGCTTGCTGCTCCTGGCCGCCCAGATCTTCCTGGCCGCCGCTCCCAGAAAGAACTGA